From Phragmites australis chromosome 5, lpPhrAust1.1, whole genome shotgun sequence, a single genomic window includes:
- the LOC133917634 gene encoding zinc finger protein ZAT1-like translates to MPKNTCKTCARRFASPRALAGHMRSHSIAAAAAAAAKQQISSASSASTSFTVADEDVGFKKPASIYALRENPKRSLRVADASFSDRESEAESTPPRPKRASAAAAWGEAEQVSSLSDAATPEEDVALSLMMLSRDSWPSPALTEGDYSNDGYAIPAPPAPAPVEKRTQFQCSACKKMFRSYQALGGHRASNVRGGRGGCCAPPMAAPPPQAQPPSPLPEHDGDEDMDAKQQPRECPYCYRVFSSGQALGGHKRSHVCGAAAAAAQAATASTSAVAPPCPIKNPGMIDLNVTPPFEEVELSAVLDPHLNPGS, encoded by the coding sequence ATGCCGAAGAACACATGCAAGACCTGCGCCCGCCGCttcgccagcccccgagccctcgccgGTCACATGCGCTCCCACTCCATCGCggcagccgcggcggcggccgcaaAGCAGCAGATCTCCTCGGCGTCCTCCGCGTCGACCTCCTTCACCGTCGCCGACGAAGACGTCGGCTTCAAGAAGCCGGCCTCCATCTACGCGCTCCGGGAGAACCCCAAGCGCAGTCTGCGCGTCGCGGATGCCTCATTCTCGGATCGCGAGAGCGAGGCCGAGTCCACCCCGCCGCGCCCCAAGCGCGCGAGCGCCGCTGCCGCCTGGGGCGAGGCCGAGCAGGTGAGCTCGCTGTCGGACGCCGCCACCCCGGAGGAAGACGTGGCGCTGTCCCTCATGATGCTCTCCCGGGACTCCTGGCCGTCGCCCGCGCTCACCGAGGGCGACTACTCTAACGACGGCTACGCGATCCCAGCTcctcccgcgccggcgccggtcgAGAAGCGGACGCAGTTCCAGTGCAGCGCGTGCAAGAAGATGTTCCGCTCCTACCAGGCACTCGGCGGCCACCGCGCCAGCAACGTGCGCGGCGGCAGGGGCGGTTGCTGCGCGCCTCCCATGGCTGCCCCTCCCCCGCAGGCCCAGCCGCCGTCGCCATTGCCAGAGCACGACGGAGACGAAGACATGGACGCGAAGCAGCAGCCGCGCGAGTGTCCCTACTGCTACCGCGTGTTCTCCTCGGGGCAAGCTCTGGGCGGCCACAAGAGGTCCCACGTCTGCGGcgccgcagccgcagcagcGCAGGCAgccaccgcctccacctccgccgtTGCTCCTCCGTGCCCGATCAAGAACCCTGGCATGATCGATCTGAACGTCACACCGCCGTTCGAGGAAGTGGAGCTCTCTGCCGTGTTAGATCCCCACTTAAATCCAGGTTCTTGA